The genomic DNA ATTTCTAATTCATTATTTTTCATAACTTCAATTAAATCATTAAATGTTTCTTTAGATGAAAATAAATAATAAGATGATTTAGAACCTCTTAAATAGAAATTCCTATAAGTTATAATGTTTCCAAATTTCTCAATATTTTTTCTATCAAAATTTTCCATAAGATATTCTAGTTCTGTAAACCTACACCCACTTTCTAACATGAATTTATACATGATTTGAAACTCTTTAGGAAACTCATAAGAGCTTAATATAGACAATGTTTGTTTTATCTCCTTTGTTCTTGGAACATATTTGTCAATATTATTGCTAGTAATAATTTTAACTTTTTTTCTTGCTCTTAATAACTCTAAATCTGATACTAATTCATTTTCTTCAAGATAATTTAAAAAAACTCTAAATCCTTTTGAAGCAGATGATGGCGTCATTTTTCTACTATCTATGAATTTTTTAATTTCAACAATATTATTT from Candidatus Woesearchaeota archaeon includes the following:
- a CDS encoding integrase; its protein translation is NNIVEIKKFIDSRKMTPSSASKGFRVFLNYLEENELVSDLELLRARKKVKIITSNNIDKYVPRTKEIKQTLSILSSYEFPKEFQIMYKFMLESGCRFTELEYLMENFDRKNIEKFGNIITYRNFYLRGSKSSYYLFSSKETFNDLIEVMKNNELEILKYFQRKIQRTKYTVSLKYLSKYNFTKLIDNNIEIEFSNFIQGRVSKNIGFTNYLAKQRLSIPKYSKFIENLYLELC